The following coding sequences are from one Eucalyptus grandis isolate ANBG69807.140 chromosome 11, ASM1654582v1, whole genome shotgun sequence window:
- the LOC104424993 gene encoding uncharacterized protein LOC104424993, whose amino-acid sequence MQGKAKTKKTNQLSLEEYLDFLHSHKRADLTVSSLNQIIQMHGFRKIRNLPKRALLDAVEAIELVDPSRSTLNENVSSRDVRLSLAEAIADVNDLGWHECVITSVENFGKEDRPSAPDDGSKRQGRREKKGDGAFGCKRTASSGSETSGGGGSAGENAPKRKPLKEANAGRSTSSVDGDCSWSNQLDMGIRC is encoded by the exons ATGCAAGGGAAGGcgaagacgaagaagacgaaCCAGCTCTCGCTGGAGGAGTACCTGGACTTCCTCCACTCCCACAAACGCGCCGACCTCACCGTCAGCTCCCTCAATCAG ATCATCCAGATGCACGGGTTCAGGAAGATCCGCAACCTCCCCAAG AGAGCGCTGTTGGATGCTGTGGAGGCGATCGAGCTCGTGGATCCCTCGCGGTCAACGCTGAACGAGAACGTCTCGTCGCGCGACGTGCGGCTTTCTCTTGCGGAAGCTATCGCCGACGTCAACGACCTCGGATGGCACGAGTGTGTCATCACCTCCGTCGAGAACTTCGGCAAGGAGGACCGTCCGTCGGCGCCGGACGATGGCTCCAAACGCCAGGGGAGACGGGAGAAGAAAGGTGACGGTGCCTTTGGTTGTAAGAGAACCGCTTCTTCAGGCTCGGAGAcgagcggtggcggcggcagcgcGGGAGAAAATGCTCCAAAGAGGAAGCCATTGAAAGAGGCGAATGCCGGTCGTTCCACCAGCAGCGTTGACGGTGACTGCTCCTGGTCGAATCAGCTGGACATGGGAATCCGTTGTTGA
- the LOC104424992 gene encoding inactive TPR repeat-containing thioredoxin TTL3, giving the protein MSSAGKVAGDEDAGGVGSLAERFADSASCEMNKPDYRELDLGSPVSPLMVRSSISGGATTTTSSGSSSSSGSVSGKTSASASSDAETLQSTPRRGHRRSASAGAPLIYSSRTWTPNSTATGGGIASPNHHVNVVGLSGNICPSGKISKPNLANANGNRMATLSSGSGNYGHGSIMRGGIGTPKTSSGNAGETSNGKSAGESVVKRGMASLDPEDVKNAGNELYRKGKFEDALSLYDRAIAISPDSASYRSNRAAALTALGRLGEAVRDCKEALRLDPGHARSHQRLASLYLRLGQVENARHHLCYPGQQPDPCELSKLQSLEKHLNLCIESRKIGDWKNAVKESDAAMEGGAKSSPLLLACKAEALLKLHKLQDAEMSLKAISNSPFYPQSRFCGMVAEAYVLYVQSQVDMAMGKFDSAVTAVEKAGRIDYSNAEIALLLSNVKMVANARARGNDLFSSGRFAEACSAYGEGLKYDNCNSVLYCNRAVCWSKLGLWEKSIEDCNQALMIQPNYIKALLRRAVSNGKLGRWEESVRDYEVLRRERPGDSEIAESLRRAQVALMASQHECHTPKPGVN; this is encoded by the exons atgTCGAGCGCTGGTAAGGTGGCCGGGGATGAGGACGCCGGCGGCGTTGGCTCGCTCGCGGAGCGGTTCGCGGACTCGGCGAGTTGCGAGATGAACAAGCCCGACTACCGGGAGCTCGATCTGGGCTCGCCCGTCTCGCCGCTGATGGTGCGGAGCTCGATCAGCGGCGGCGCGACCACCACCACCTCGAGTGGCTCCTCGAGCTCTTCCGGCTCGGTCTCGGGCAAAACGAGCGCGAGCGCGTCGAGCGACGCGGAGACTCTCCAGTCGACGCCGCGGCGGGGTCATCGACGATCCGCCTCCGCGGGGGCTCCGCTGATCTACTCGAGCAGGACGTGGACTCCGAATTCGACTGCCACCGGCGGCGGCATTGCGTCGCCGAATCACCACGTCAATGTGGTGGGTTTGAGCGGCAACATTTGTCCGTCCGGGAAGATTTCAAAGCCGAATCTAGCGAATGCGAATGGCAACAGAATGGCGACGTTGAGCTCCGGGAGCGGAAACTACGGCCACGGAAGCATAATGCGGGGCGGCATCGGTACTCCGAAGACGAGCAGTGGAAATGCAGGGGAGACGAGCAACGGGAAATCCGCCGGGGAATCCGTTGTCAAGAGAGGAATGGCCAGTTTAGATCCAGAGGATGTGAAGAACGCAGGGAATGAACTGTACAGAAAAGGGAAATTCGAAGACGCGCTGTCGTTGTATGACAGGGCCATTGCGATTTCGCCCGACAGCGCGTCGTATAGGAGCAACCGCGCCGCAGCATTGACGGCTTTAGGGAGGCTGGGCGAGGCGGTGAGGGACTGCAAGGAAGCCCTGAGGCTGGACCCTGGTCATGCAAGGTCTCATCAGAGATTAGCTTCCCTTTATCTCAG GCTAGGACAGGTTGAGAATGCACGGCATCACCTCTGTTATCCTGGCCAGCAGCCCGATCCGTGCGAGCTGAGTAAGCTGCAATCACTGGAAAAGCATCTGAACCTTTGCATTGAGTCCAGAAAAATTGGAGACTGGAAGAATGCAGTCAAGGAATCCGATGCGGCAATGGAAGGAGGAGCTAAATCTTCTCCTCTG CTTCTTGCTTGTAAAGCAGAAGCCCTGTTGAAGCTCCATAAACTACAAGATGCAGAGATGAGCCTGAAAGCTATCTCCAATTCGCCCTTCTACCCTCAAAGTAGGTTCTGTGGCATGGTTGCCGAAGCATACGTGCTCTATGTTCAGTCCCAGGTCGATATGGCAATGGGAAA GTTCGATAGTGCGGTCACAGCAGTGGAGAAAGCTGGACGCATTGATTATAGCAATGCGGAAATCGCACTGCTGCTGAGTAATGTCAAGATGGTGGCGAATGCTCGTGCTCGTGGTAATGATCTTTTCAGCTCTGGAAGATTCGCCGAGGCCTGTTCAGCTTATGGGGAAGGCCTCAAATATGATAATTGCAATTCGGTTCTTTATTGCAACAGAGCTGTTTGTTGGTCTAAGCTCGGACTGTGGGAGAAATCCATTGAAGACTGCAACCAAGCTCTCATGATTCAACCGAATTACATCAAGGCACTTCTTCGGAGAGCCGTCTCAAATGGAAAG CTCGGTCGGTGGGAAGAATCCGTAAGAGACTATGAAGTCCTGCGAAGAGAGCGTCCAGGAGACAGCGAGATTGCTGAATCTCTACGACGTGCGCAGGTCGCATTAATGGCATCTCAGCATGAGTGTCATACTCCGAAACCTGGTGTAAATTAG
- the LOC104424994 gene encoding LOW QUALITY PROTEIN: bifunctional riboflavin kinase/FMN phosphatase (The sequence of the model RefSeq protein was modified relative to this genomic sequence to represent the inferred CDS: inserted 1 base in 1 codon), with product MSCPSCNSCSAKPDPPVLAVVLDLDGTLLDTEVGGKGALREFLGKYGKVLDEGNDKRLGKTLKETAVAMIADYDLPLTPDQYVEEIVPMYRQGWAKARALPGANRLIKHLQKCGVPFALAXNSLREYIDAKICCQQGLFIEAARRMGMDATCCLVIEDSMVGVQAAKAAKMKVVAVPSYTEADCSSMADSVLHSLLEFRPEIWGLPPFDDWVNNALPIETMVLSCQHVNGSLYEIEEDGMYALPAQAAGVYFGWAQIGPCTIFKAVAGIIFDSPSAVRKLHLCSIDGSVDRVSDQRMQLSLVGFIRGFGPKDVVLMDKIIDKRDKSIASSSLELPEFTRCSNPSFSDSKI from the exons ATGAGCTGCCCTTCGTGCAATTCATGCAGCGCGAAGCCGGACCCGCCCGTGCTCGCCGTCGTCCTCGATTTGGACGGCACCCTCTTGGACACAG AGGTGGGTGGGAAGGGGGCGTTGAGGGAATTCTTGGGCAAGTATGGCAAGGTGCTGGACGAGGGGAATGATAAGAGATTGGGGAAGACCTTGAAGGAGACGGCCGTTGCCATGATCGCCGACTATGATCTTCCACTGACTCCTGATCAGTATGTAGAAGAAATCGTACCCATGTATCGTCAGGg GTGGGCGAAGGCCAGAGCGCTTCCTGGTGCTAATCGACTTATCAAGCATCTCCAAAAATGCGGAGTGCCGTTTGCTCTTG TCAACTCCTTGAGAGAATACATCGATGCAAAGATATGTTGCCAACAAGGTCT ATTCATAGAAGCTGCAAGAAGAATGGGGATGGATGCAACTTGTTGCCTAGTGATTGAGGACTCCAT GGTTGGTGTCCAAGCAGCCAAAGCCGCCAAAATGAAGGTAGTGGCAGTTCCTTCGTATACTGAAGCTGACTGTTCTTCCATGGCTGATAGCGTGCTTCATTCACTTCTAGAATTTCGGCCTGAGATATGGGGTCTCCCACCATTCGATGACT GGGTTAACAATGCACTGCCAATTGAAACAATGGTCTTGAGCTGTCAACACGTGAATGGTTCATTATATGAAATTGAAG AGGATGGGATGTATGCTCTTCCAGCTCAAGCCGCAGGAGTTTACTTCGGTTGGGCCCAAATCGGCCCCTGTACAATCTTTAAGGCTGTGGCTGGCATCATATTTGATTCTCCAAGTGCCGTGAGGAAACTT cacTTGTGTTCAATCGATGGAAGTGTTGATCGCGTGTCTGATCAGCGCATGCAGCTTTCCCTTGTGGGCTTCATACGTGGTTTTGGACCAAAG GACGTCGTGTTGATGGACAAAATAATAGACAAACGAGACAAGTCCATCGCCAGTTCTTCTTTAGAGCTGCCAGAGTTCACACGCTGCAGCAACCCATCTTTCAGTGATTCGAAAATATAA
- the LOC104427281 gene encoding putative B3 domain-containing protein At3g24850, whose amino-acid sequence MSSGSGRNSRRSSDSELEEGEIRDTPSPGDDHQEPGELGKGEVVRRDAPSPDDREGYSGRVEIGSKANTMSLDILTIAATASREEARRSQESSAAASSSSEDPSALRERVLRSFFPGVATSDMIEGCEMVLLMEKPLDIMDVSPPARRLTLPKAQLQAKFLRKAEKEVLKTRDENGAQTEMKVLLLGPSGETCHLRLIRLDLKNKSETVYHLVGQGWVDIVARNGLEKDQVVRLYCCRIASNLCFALVCP is encoded by the coding sequence ATGTCGAGCGGCTCCGGGAGAAACAGCCGGCGAAGCTCTGATTCTGAACTCGAAGAAGGCGAGATACGGGACACTCCCTCTCCCGGTGACGATCACCAAGAGCCCGGTGAACTTGGAAAAGGAGAAGTAGTACGCCGTGACGCTCCCTCTCCCGATGATCGCGAAGGTTACTCTGGACGAGTCGAGATCGGGAGCAAAGCGAACACGATGAGTTTGGATATACTGACGATTGCTGCAACCGCTTCGCGGGAAGAAGCGCGCCGGTCTCAAGAATCGTCCGCAGCGGCTTCATCCTCATCCGAGGACCCTAGCGCCCTTCGTGAGAGAGTCCTGAGATCTTTCTTCCCCGGTGTCGCCACCAGCGACATGATCGAGGGGTGCGAAATGGTTCTTCTCATGGAGAAGCCACTTGACATCATGGATGTGAGCCCACCCGCGCGCCGGCTCACGCTGCCCAAGGCGCAACTCCAGGCCAAGTTTCTTAGGAAGGCCGAGAAGGAAGTGCTCAAGACGCGGGACGAGAATGGGGCGCAGACGGAGATGAAGGTCTTGCTGCTGGGGCCGTCGGGCGAGACTTGCCACTTGCGCCTGATAAGGTTAGACTTGAAGAACAAAAGCGAGACGGTGTATCACCTGGTAGGGCAAGGATGGGTCGACATTGTGGCGAGGAACGGATTGGAGAAGGATCAAGTAGTCCGGCTTTACTGCTGTCGGATCGCATCGAATCTTTGTTTCGCACTCGTATGCCCTTGA
- the LOC104424995 gene encoding heavy metal-associated isoprenylated plant protein 28, protein MRVHMDCPGCESKVRSKLEKLKGVDTVEIDMTLQKVTVTGWADQKKVLKAVRRTGRRAELWELPYNPVHDTSGALVNQHQINGPLTYHAPQPSSLYNYYKHGYDSSEPRYYHQHPGHTTVFSHQTGATFSDDNPNACSVM, encoded by the exons ATGCGAGTGCACATGGATTGCCCCGGTTGCGAGAGCAAGGTCAGGAGTAAGCTGGAGAAACTAAAAG GTGTGGACACGGTCGAAATAGACATGACCCTGCAAAAGGTGACGGTCACCGGATGGGCCGACCAGAAAAAGGTTCTGAAGGCAGTGAGGAGGACCGGAAGGAGGGCCGAGCTTTGGGAACTGCCCTATAACCCGGTGCATGATACCTCCGGCGCGCTTGTCAATCAACACCAAATCAATGGCCCTCTCACATACCATGCTCCGCAACCTTCATCTCTTTATAACTACTATAAGCATGGATACGATAGTAGTGAGCCTAGGTACTACCATCAGCATCCAGGGCATACCACGGTTTTCAGTCACCAGACTGGTGCGACATTTAGCGATGATAACCCTAATGCTTGTAGTGTAATGTGA